One region of Microbacterium sp. M28 genomic DNA includes:
- a CDS encoding YveK family protein, translating into MATHWTLEDLYRGIMQSWIVLVGTIVLFTVAGVGVFLIYPQKYTAEAQHTVEPISVLSSGSSFNTVNMETERVVATSTSVLTRAVEGLDDTTVEGLRANTTIEVPRNSQVLLFQVTANTPDLAAERANALATAYGEQRTENARSVVEQTTEELSVSIQQLQTLAESQAPGSSERAATELQLQALLDQQARLTATPFYSGTLVTPADAPQQSNRPSILVFVAAGLFLGILVGAIAALIASRVRSGPGSAYKRAKPEGAPNEAPPLPDGAEAPGPTEEDDSIGEPSGTDDGTPGPVSATHRR; encoded by the coding sequence TTGGCGACACATTGGACACTGGAAGATCTCTATCGCGGCATCATGCAGTCGTGGATCGTCCTGGTCGGCACGATCGTCCTGTTCACGGTCGCCGGTGTCGGAGTGTTCCTCATCTATCCGCAGAAGTACACCGCGGAGGCTCAGCACACCGTAGAGCCGATCAGCGTGCTGTCCTCCGGCTCCAGCTTCAACACGGTCAACATGGAGACCGAACGGGTCGTGGCCACCTCGACGTCCGTCTTGACCCGAGCAGTGGAGGGGCTGGACGACACGACGGTGGAGGGGCTGCGAGCGAACACGACGATCGAGGTTCCGCGGAACTCGCAGGTCCTCCTCTTCCAGGTGACCGCGAACACACCCGATCTCGCCGCGGAGCGCGCGAACGCCCTGGCGACGGCATACGGCGAACAGCGCACGGAGAATGCGCGTTCGGTGGTCGAGCAGACGACCGAGGAGCTCAGCGTCTCCATCCAGCAGCTGCAGACCCTGGCGGAGAGTCAGGCGCCCGGCAGCAGCGAGCGGGCCGCGACCGAGCTTCAGCTTCAGGCGCTGCTGGATCAGCAGGCGCGCCTCACTGCGACCCCCTTCTACTCGGGCACCCTCGTGACTCCGGCAGATGCGCCGCAGCAGTCGAATCGACCATCGATCCTCGTCTTCGTGGCCGCTGGACTCTTTCTCGGCATCCTCGTCGGAGCCATCGCCGCTCTGATCGCATCACGTGTCCGCAGTGGGCCGGGGAGCGCGTACAAGCGCGCGAAGCCCGAAGGCGCGCCGAACGAGGCGCCCCCGCTGCCGGACGGCGCGGAGGCGCCTGGTCCGACGGAGGAAGACGACTCGATCGGCGAACCGAGCGGCACGGACGACGGCACGCCGGGACCGGTCTCGGCGACGCACCGTCGCTGA
- a CDS encoding O-antigen ligase family protein, with translation MSPLIASPSRSLIAATGQDPSLEVEQRVLPAWPVLTVLWGYPLFWLFGMLPFASVIMAIPMLALLILRRRILIVPGILPWVGFVLWMIPSAMMIDQLGRGVGLGVRFSQFLALAIIMVYIVNARTALSPKRIFNGLTFIWVFIIVGGYLGMFFPEAQLSFTIGRLLPDAIASNDYVSELVFPTLAEIQTPWGAAEPFVRPSAPFSYTNGWGAAMAVLTPIAIGTAIGHRTARAMWFLVIALVAAIPPAIATTNRGLFLGIAGAVAYVLFCLLIRGRLLAFFWVTLLGIAGTGILFLSGFLDGIVARQETVDTTEGRGNLYQETWERTLASPVIGYGAPRPSTWSEIYVGTQGAIWNAMFCFGLVGLILFLGMIVLGAVRTFDAPNLSAVWMHASIVVTVFLSIFYGLDRQLVFVGIALAVLLREKYLGNSSYWTTQPTPFARAKNEE, from the coding sequence ATGTCACCGTTGATCGCTTCGCCCAGCAGATCGCTCATCGCCGCGACCGGGCAGGATCCGAGCCTCGAGGTGGAGCAGCGTGTCCTGCCCGCATGGCCGGTGCTGACCGTGCTCTGGGGCTACCCGCTCTTCTGGCTCTTCGGGATGCTGCCGTTCGCATCCGTCATCATGGCGATCCCGATGCTGGCGCTGCTCATCCTGCGACGACGCATTCTGATCGTGCCCGGCATCCTGCCGTGGGTGGGTTTCGTCCTCTGGATGATCCCTTCCGCGATGATGATCGATCAACTCGGCCGAGGCGTCGGGCTCGGGGTCCGGTTCAGCCAGTTCCTCGCCCTGGCGATCATCATGGTGTACATCGTGAACGCGCGCACGGCGCTGTCACCGAAGAGGATCTTCAACGGCCTGACGTTCATCTGGGTCTTCATCATCGTCGGCGGCTATCTCGGGATGTTCTTCCCCGAGGCACAGCTCAGCTTCACGATCGGCCGGTTGCTGCCTGATGCGATAGCGAGCAACGACTACGTCTCGGAGCTCGTCTTCCCCACGCTGGCGGAGATCCAGACCCCATGGGGCGCTGCGGAGCCGTTCGTCCGCCCGTCGGCTCCCTTCTCCTACACGAACGGCTGGGGCGCCGCCATGGCCGTTCTCACGCCGATCGCGATCGGCACGGCCATCGGACACCGCACTGCTCGAGCGATGTGGTTCCTCGTCATCGCGCTCGTGGCCGCGATCCCTCCGGCGATCGCGACCACGAACCGGGGCCTGTTCCTCGGCATCGCCGGCGCTGTCGCGTACGTCCTTTTCTGTCTGCTGATCCGAGGACGCCTGCTCGCGTTCTTCTGGGTGACGCTCCTCGGCATCGCCGGCACGGGGATCCTCTTCCTGTCCGGCTTTCTCGACGGCATCGTCGCCCGGCAGGAGACTGTGGACACGACGGAAGGCCGCGGCAACCTGTATCAGGAGACCTGGGAGCGGACGCTCGCATCACCGGTGATCGGTTACGGCGCTCCACGGCCGAGCACGTGGAGCGAGATCTACGTCGGCACGCAGGGTGCGATCTGGAACGCGATGTTCTGCTTCGGGCTGGTCGGCCTGATCCTGTTCCTCGGCATGATCGTCCTCGGAGCGGTCCGCACCTTCGACGCGCCCAATCTGTCGGCCGTATGGATGCACGCCAGCATCGTCGTGACCGTCTTCCTCTCCATCTTCTACGGTCTGGACCGGCAGCTCGTGTTCGTGGGCATCGCGCTCGCCGTGCTGCTGCGGGAGAAGTACCTGGGCAACTCGTCGTACTGGACGACACAGCCGACACCGTTCGCGCGGGCGAAGAATGAAGAGTGA
- a CDS encoding glycosyltransferase, translating into MSSPLVVVSAGTYHLPFDRLSQWMQTWLTDRSGVRVVMQHGPSIAVAGAENVEILPYGELLDLCRDADAVVLQGGAGGVMDMRALGIVPIVVPRVPGDGEVVDDHQLVFTAEMSELGLIRRALTSDELGALLDQALRGDSPVPREIATPGARVVRGLLDQEPVQRLRWHVVIRRMVHSFVAIVASKLRR; encoded by the coding sequence GTGAGCTCTCCGCTCGTCGTCGTGTCAGCGGGCACGTATCACCTTCCGTTCGATCGGCTGTCGCAGTGGATGCAGACGTGGCTCACCGATCGTTCGGGAGTGCGTGTGGTCATGCAGCACGGGCCATCCATCGCCGTGGCGGGCGCCGAGAACGTCGAGATCCTTCCCTACGGCGAACTTCTCGACCTCTGCCGCGACGCGGATGCCGTGGTGCTCCAGGGCGGCGCCGGTGGTGTCATGGACATGCGTGCACTCGGCATCGTCCCCATCGTCGTGCCACGGGTCCCCGGGGACGGCGAAGTGGTCGATGATCACCAACTGGTCTTCACCGCCGAGATGTCCGAACTCGGCCTCATCCGCAGAGCGTTGACGTCGGACGAGCTCGGTGCGCTGCTCGACCAGGCACTCCGTGGTGACTCGCCGGTGCCCCGTGAGATCGCAACACCCGGCGCACGCGTCGTGCGCGGCCTGCTGGATCAGGAGCCCGTGCAGCGGTTGCGGTGGCATGTCGTCATCCGTCGCATGGTCCACAGCTTCGTCGCGATCGTCGCGTCGAAGCTGCGTCGCTGA
- a CDS encoding lipopolysaccharide biosynthesis protein, translating to MKSEGLARSGVISLLGSAFAALAALLLTAIVGNALGASGTGLFFQAMGIFTILSQVLRLGTNSGVVRFISEQRAFGRAGAEWRIVLYAAAPVAVLSGIASIAVHVLADALSVWLAAPGEEPALADLLRAMAPFVAAGAVIGVLQIAARMLRGVTAFTLLQSVLLPASRLLTVLLAVSIAGVAAWGAFEAWLWPLPVWLVVTAVVIAGPFVRDFRRRAESTRHTRPGFRGFWRFNAPRSVSSGLETALEWSDVLIVAALASPSAAGVYAVITRAVRAGGVVDKAMRVAVAPTISALLARDEHGASTELHTKVVRAMILLNWPFYLLLIAMGPAVLMIFGEEFVSGWGPMIVLAAAMMFQTACGMLQSILLQGGRSTWQMYNKMLALALSIGGNLLLVPLWGVWGAAFTWLIVVVIDNLIAAFQVHRGMHVRLQPGRLLLPMIVPVVVFGGGGALVNWWAGTGLLTLLVGGFVLCAVYAVVLWLLRRPLHIEALWRKVPIVGSRV from the coding sequence ATGAAGAGTGAGGGCCTCGCGCGCAGTGGCGTGATCAGCCTCCTCGGTTCCGCGTTCGCGGCTCTCGCGGCTCTGCTTCTCACCGCGATCGTGGGCAACGCGCTCGGCGCGAGCGGAACCGGCCTCTTCTTCCAGGCGATGGGGATCTTCACGATCCTGTCGCAGGTGCTGCGCCTGGGCACCAACAGCGGCGTCGTCCGCTTCATCTCGGAGCAACGAGCCTTCGGCCGCGCCGGCGCCGAATGGCGGATCGTGTTGTACGCGGCGGCGCCCGTGGCCGTTCTCTCGGGAATCGCCTCGATCGCCGTGCACGTCCTCGCAGACGCGCTGAGCGTATGGCTCGCAGCGCCGGGCGAGGAGCCTGCCCTCGCCGACCTCCTGCGGGCGATGGCTCCATTCGTCGCGGCGGGAGCGGTGATCGGAGTCCTCCAGATCGCGGCCCGAATGCTGCGCGGCGTCACCGCCTTCACACTGCTGCAGAGCGTGCTTCTCCCGGCGAGCCGATTGCTGACCGTCCTGCTCGCCGTCTCGATCGCCGGAGTCGCCGCATGGGGTGCGTTCGAGGCGTGGCTCTGGCCGCTGCCGGTATGGCTGGTGGTCACCGCCGTGGTGATCGCCGGGCCGTTCGTCCGCGACTTCCGAAGGCGAGCCGAGAGCACCCGACACACGCGGCCCGGCTTCCGCGGGTTCTGGCGATTCAACGCGCCCCGGTCGGTGAGCTCCGGTTTGGAGACGGCGCTGGAGTGGTCCGACGTGCTCATCGTCGCAGCGCTCGCCTCGCCATCGGCTGCTGGCGTCTACGCCGTCATCACCCGCGCCGTCCGCGCCGGCGGCGTCGTCGACAAGGCGATGCGCGTCGCGGTCGCGCCGACGATCTCGGCCCTGCTGGCGCGTGACGAGCATGGAGCGTCGACCGAACTGCACACGAAGGTCGTCCGCGCGATGATCCTGCTGAACTGGCCGTTCTATCTTCTGCTGATCGCCATGGGCCCTGCGGTGCTGATGATCTTCGGTGAGGAGTTCGTCTCGGGCTGGGGTCCGATGATCGTGCTGGCTGCCGCGATGATGTTCCAGACCGCGTGCGGGATGCTTCAGAGCATCCTCCTGCAGGGCGGACGGAGCACCTGGCAGATGTACAACAAGATGCTCGCACTGGCGTTGAGCATCGGCGGCAACCTGTTGCTCGTCCCGCTGTGGGGCGTGTGGGGCGCGGCTTTCACCTGGCTGATCGTCGTCGTCATCGACAACCTGATCGCGGCGTTCCAGGTCCATCGCGGGATGCACGTCCGTCTGCAGCCCGGACGACTGCTGCTCCCGATGATCGTCCCCGTCGTGGTCTTCGGCGGAGGCGGCGCACTCGTCAACTGGTGGGCCGGGACCGGCCTGCTGACGCTGCTCGTCGGCGGATTCGTCCTGTGCGCCGTGTACGCAGTGGTCCTCTGGTTGCTCCGGCGGCCTCTGCACATCGAGGCGCTCTGGCGGAAGGTGCCGATCGTCGGTTCGCGGGTCTGA
- a CDS encoding glycoside hydrolase family 16 protein, with protein MKNTTAPTRSTARILVAVFAALAALAVLAATLVASPPAQAATAPMSTVASVIPRQSIWTYHHAAAAPPSNWKTVAPSWPTGRAPFGKGVRLGPVGTMIPAPSTSPLSAYFRKSFTLTSDLPEWMWLNTWADDGIVVWVNGVEVGRKNAPAGQVGQNSYATQAPSTDSAKSSPVTFTIPSSVLREGGNTIAVQVLFNWRRTPNVSFDAHLVRKDTITTTPPVTPVPEVPEVPEGPEVKPPSGGDVAGWGAPTWRDEFSHVDPSTGAPAVDATKWNVRGRDDLGLLFDAAVVERDQVSTDDSGILHIRADWLPQAEKRPAAQSGPTDLWHTTGYLDQRRLQTGDVAMSQRYGRWEIRAKTPTGENSRGSLAAFWLRNSQSGEIDIMEAWGRGGTMPAEYDTWLRDTAATTVHTKTDGTGRKSVWRHREQGAATVPWDGFHVYAFELTPTYAATFVDGVEVMRVTPATYPDLWDPNYFGTPLHMRLNLHVGPSATYWGLPDPARRSLTQDLDFQVDYVRVWSYDGN; from the coding sequence ATGAAGAACACGACTGCACCCACTCGTTCCACCGCCCGCATCCTGGTCGCCGTCTTCGCCGCTCTCGCCGCTCTCGCGGTGCTCGCCGCGACTCTGGTCGCTTCACCGCCAGCCCAGGCTGCGACCGCGCCGATGTCGACCGTCGCTTCAGTGATACCGCGACAGTCCATCTGGACGTATCACCACGCGGCCGCGGCTCCGCCCTCGAACTGGAAGACGGTGGCCCCATCGTGGCCGACCGGCCGCGCCCCGTTCGGCAAGGGTGTTCGCCTCGGCCCTGTCGGCACGATGATCCCCGCCCCCTCGACATCCCCGCTGTCCGCGTACTTCCGTAAGTCCTTCACGCTGACGTCCGACCTGCCGGAATGGATGTGGTTGAACACCTGGGCGGACGACGGCATCGTCGTCTGGGTGAACGGCGTGGAGGTCGGCCGCAAGAACGCTCCTGCAGGACAGGTCGGCCAGAACTCCTACGCGACGCAGGCTCCCTCGACCGACAGCGCCAAGAGTTCGCCCGTGACGTTCACGATTCCGTCGTCCGTGCTGAGGGAGGGCGGCAACACCATCGCGGTGCAGGTCCTGTTCAACTGGCGCAGAACACCGAACGTCAGCTTCGATGCTCATCTGGTCCGCAAGGACACCATCACGACGACGCCCCCGGTGACCCCCGTCCCCGAAGTTCCCGAAGTCCCCGAGGGGCCTGAGGTCAAGCCTCCGTCCGGCGGCGACGTGGCGGGCTGGGGCGCGCCGACCTGGCGCGACGAGTTCTCGCACGTCGATCCCTCGACCGGGGCTCCGGCCGTGGACGCGACGAAGTGGAACGTACGCGGGCGGGACGACCTCGGACTGCTCTTCGACGCAGCGGTGGTCGAACGCGATCAGGTCAGCACCGACGACTCCGGCATCCTCCACATCCGGGCGGACTGGTTGCCGCAGGCCGAGAAGCGGCCGGCGGCGCAGAGCGGGCCGACCGATCTGTGGCATACGACGGGATACCTCGACCAGCGCAGGCTTCAGACGGGCGATGTCGCCATGAGCCAGCGATACGGTCGCTGGGAGATCCGCGCCAAGACGCCCACCGGCGAGAACAGCCGAGGGTCGCTCGCCGCCTTCTGGCTGCGCAACTCCCAGTCGGGCGAGATCGACATCATGGAAGCCTGGGGGCGCGGCGGGACGATGCCAGCCGAGTATGACACCTGGCTCAGGGACACCGCCGCCACGACCGTCCACACGAAGACAGACGGCACGGGCCGGAAGTCGGTGTGGCGTCATCGCGAGCAGGGCGCCGCCACCGTGCCGTGGGATGGTTTCCACGTGTACGCCTTCGAGCTGACGCCGACCTACGCCGCGACCTTCGTCGATGGGGTCGAGGTCATGCGCGTCACACCGGCCACATATCCGGACCTGTGGGACCCGAACTACTTCGGGACGCCCCTGCACATGCGACTCAACCTGCATGTCGGCCCCTCAGCGACCTACTGGGGTCTTCCCGATCCCGCCAGGCGCTCGCTGACGCAGGATCTCGACTTCCAGGTCGATTACGTCAGGGTGTGGAGCTACGACGGCAACTGA
- a CDS encoding glycosyltransferase family 2 protein, with the protein MVEVSVVVPTHDRPELMKLAVESVLAQSSGVAGEIIIVFDACPIDVPTLDIPDGWSVRGIANARSRGLAGARNSGIDAAQGRLIAFLDDDDEWLPGKLAAQLRRFEERPEAVVVGTAMMVDDGERTHVRLVPREDLTHEDFLRNRNPGLHSSSLMFRRDVLLGELGVIDEELPRSYGEDYDILLRASALGLVTVVNEPLVRVLWNGQSYYFGQWAAYAEALQYLLRKHPDFATIPAALGRIEAQIAFALASSRQPEQARSWAGRALRHNPRQVKAVLAVAISWKLVTPQRITRVVQALGRGI; encoded by the coding sequence ATGGTCGAGGTGTCCGTCGTCGTTCCGACGCATGATCGCCCGGAGCTGATGAAGCTCGCGGTCGAGAGCGTCCTGGCGCAGAGCAGCGGGGTTGCGGGCGAGATCATCATCGTCTTCGACGCATGCCCCATCGATGTGCCGACTCTCGACATCCCGGACGGCTGGTCCGTTCGGGGCATCGCCAACGCGCGCAGCCGCGGACTCGCAGGCGCCCGCAATTCCGGAATCGACGCGGCACAGGGACGACTGATCGCCTTCCTGGACGACGATGACGAGTGGCTGCCCGGAAAGCTGGCCGCACAGTTGAGGCGATTCGAGGAGCGTCCGGAGGCCGTTGTCGTCGGGACGGCGATGATGGTCGATGACGGGGAGCGAACGCACGTGCGTCTCGTACCCCGGGAGGACCTCACGCACGAGGACTTCCTGCGCAACCGCAATCCCGGGTTGCACTCGTCGAGCCTGATGTTCCGGCGCGACGTGCTCCTCGGCGAGCTGGGCGTGATCGACGAGGAGCTCCCACGCAGCTACGGCGAGGACTACGACATCCTCCTGCGCGCGTCCGCGCTGGGACTTGTCACCGTCGTCAACGAGCCGCTGGTACGGGTGCTCTGGAACGGGCAGTCTTACTACTTCGGCCAGTGGGCGGCGTATGCCGAGGCGCTGCAGTACCTGCTGCGCAAGCATCCCGATTTCGCGACGATTCCCGCCGCGCTCGGCCGCATCGAGGCGCAGATCGCATTCGCGCTCGCGTCGAGCCGCCAGCCCGAGCAGGCCCGCTCGTGGGCGGGCAGGGCTCTGCGGCACAACCCGAGACAGGTCAAGGCGGTTCTGGCCGTGGCGATCTCCTGGAAGCTCGTGACACCGCAGCGGATCACCCGCGTCGTCCAGGCGCTCGGTCGGGGGATCTGA
- a CDS encoding Gfo/Idh/MocA family protein, whose amino-acid sequence MPKETIQRRVRVGVVGVGKMGLSHLSIVRALPGVELVGVVDSTDYLLDVLNKYTGAATFSTLEKMLAETTPDAVVIATPTGSHASLVRTALESGAHVFCEKPLTLTAAESDDLARLAAARSLVAQVGYHNRFIATFQEVKRLLERNAIGRVTHVLAEAYGPVVLKAKGSTWRSKRTSGGGCLYDYAAHPLDLVHWYLGSPERVRGSVLNSIFSADTDDEVYSTLDYRDGLSVQLSVNWSDESYRKMSTSITITGSQGRIVADRQEIRVYLRDDASAPEGYRSGWNIKYTTELTEPVAFYLRGEEYSAQLESFVDAISAGETQARENSFASAARTDRVIEQILRDAAGEPESRPIAEMPSTGTRRGLFGKRKSA is encoded by the coding sequence GTGCCGAAGGAAACCATTCAACGACGCGTTCGCGTCGGCGTCGTCGGAGTCGGGAAGATGGGACTCTCCCATCTGTCGATCGTGCGCGCACTGCCAGGCGTCGAACTGGTCGGAGTCGTCGATTCCACCGACTACCTGCTCGATGTCCTGAACAAGTACACCGGCGCGGCGACGTTCTCCACGCTGGAGAAGATGCTCGCCGAGACCACGCCGGATGCCGTCGTGATCGCGACGCCCACCGGTTCGCACGCGTCACTCGTCCGCACCGCACTCGAGTCAGGTGCGCACGTCTTCTGCGAGAAGCCGCTCACCCTCACCGCCGCGGAGTCCGACGATCTCGCACGGCTGGCCGCGGCGCGCTCGCTCGTCGCGCAGGTCGGCTATCACAATCGGTTCATCGCGACATTCCAGGAGGTCAAGCGACTGCTCGAGCGGAATGCCATCGGACGCGTCACCCATGTTCTGGCCGAGGCGTACGGCCCGGTGGTCCTGAAAGCCAAGGGGTCGACCTGGCGCAGCAAGCGCACCAGCGGCGGCGGCTGTCTCTACGACTACGCCGCCCACCCCCTGGATCTCGTGCACTGGTACCTGGGATCACCGGAGCGTGTTCGTGGATCGGTGCTGAACAGCATCTTCTCCGCCGACACCGACGACGAGGTGTATTCGACGCTCGACTACCGGGACGGCCTGAGCGTACAGCTCTCGGTGAACTGGTCCGACGAGTCGTATCGGAAGATGTCGACGTCGATCACGATCACGGGATCGCAGGGTCGCATCGTCGCGGACAGGCAGGAGATCCGGGTCTATCTTCGTGACGACGCCTCGGCACCCGAGGGCTATCGATCCGGGTGGAACATCAAGTACACGACCGAGCTCACCGAGCCGGTCGCCTTCTACCTGCGCGGCGAGGAGTACAGTGCGCAGCTCGAGAGCTTCGTCGACGCGATCTCGGCCGGCGAGACGCAGGCACGCGAGAACAGCTTCGCCAGTGCGGCCCGCACGGACCGCGTGATCGAGCAGATCCTCAGAGATGCGGCCGGTGAGCCGGAGTCGCGCCCCATCGCGGAAATGCCTTCGACCGGCACCAGACGAGGACTGTTCGGGAAGAGGAAGAGCGCATGA
- a CDS encoding phenylacetate--CoA ligase family protein, giving the protein MKREIFALKTRLLMRDDRRAFARMVRNETLDPAGLGDLVGESSTRIALHAFDRSPFYRDLYANSGFARVDVAERSNFSALPMVTKQALRDAGEEVLATTIDPRRALPSETGGSTGSPLRVRNDAAAPTAAMWWRIYRWWGVHPADDTAFIYRQMRHGAAAAKYAAQWWPTQHFLLDARSITDEAMEAFIARWLRIRPRLLVAYVEGATALAAHLVRTGRTLPATAVSVTAAMLQPGQRLLLEQAFEAPVFDTYRSAEIPWIAAECAAHEGLHVLADQRRVDIVDERGRPVEAGAEGSVVVTDYSNEVFPLVRYEMGDRSRVIAGPCVCGRSFGRIAPVQGRLADVIRTPSGRRVTGGLSGLFLDSPGEIRQMQVVQHADYSITIRFVPTAPGTAAEAGARAKRKLDDMLRGEVAVEAVEVEAIEGSAGKARLVISEIET; this is encoded by the coding sequence ATGAAGAGAGAGATCTTCGCCCTGAAGACGCGTCTGCTGATGCGCGATGATCGGCGTGCTTTCGCGAGGATGGTACGCAACGAGACGTTGGACCCTGCGGGTCTCGGTGATCTCGTCGGCGAATCGAGCACACGTATCGCGCTGCACGCATTCGATCGGTCCCCGTTCTATCGCGACCTCTACGCGAACTCGGGATTCGCGCGCGTCGACGTCGCGGAGCGCTCCAATTTCTCCGCGCTTCCGATGGTCACCAAGCAGGCGCTGCGCGATGCCGGCGAGGAGGTTCTCGCGACGACCATCGACCCGCGCCGCGCTCTGCCGTCGGAGACCGGGGGAAGCACGGGCAGCCCTCTGCGCGTGCGGAACGACGCGGCGGCCCCCACCGCGGCCATGTGGTGGCGGATCTACCGGTGGTGGGGAGTCCACCCGGCGGACGACACGGCGTTCATCTACCGGCAGATGCGGCACGGGGCGGCGGCCGCGAAGTACGCGGCGCAATGGTGGCCGACGCAGCACTTCCTTCTGGACGCGCGATCGATCACGGATGAAGCGATGGAGGCGTTCATCGCGCGGTGGCTGCGCATCCGTCCCCGCCTGCTCGTCGCCTATGTCGAGGGGGCGACGGCGCTGGCGGCGCATCTTGTCCGCACGGGGCGCACGCTGCCGGCCACGGCGGTGTCGGTCACCGCGGCCATGCTGCAGCCCGGACAACGCCTGCTGCTGGAACAGGCGTTCGAGGCGCCGGTGTTCGACACGTACCGCTCGGCCGAGATTCCCTGGATCGCCGCCGAATGCGCCGCCCATGAGGGACTCCATGTGCTCGCCGACCAGCGTCGCGTCGACATCGTCGATGAGCGCGGGCGACCCGTCGAAGCCGGCGCGGAGGGATCCGTCGTCGTGACCGACTACAGCAATGAAGTCTTCCCGCTCGTCCGATACGAGATGGGCGACCGGTCACGCGTGATCGCGGGACCCTGCGTGTGCGGCCGGTCCTTCGGACGGATCGCGCCGGTGCAGGGACGGCTCGCGGATGTGATCCGCACACCGTCGGGACGCCGTGTGACCGGGGGGCTGAGCGGTCTGTTCCTGGACTCGCCGGGGGAGATCAGGCAGATGCAGGTCGTGCAGCACGCGGACTACTCGATCACGATCCGGTTCGTGCCGACCGCGCCTGGAACGGCCGCTGAGGCCGGTGCGCGGGCGAAGCGGAAGCTCGATGACATGCTCCGTGGCGAAGTCGCCGTCGAAGCTGTCGAGGTGGAGGCCATCGAGGGCAGCGCGGGGAAGGCGCGCCTGGTCATCTCGGAGATCGAGACCTGA
- a CDS encoding CDP-alcohol phosphatidyltransferase family protein, with protein MMRVPYAEARRTLASAQKPGAGVPAYLRWINRPLGGRAAVVAASWGASPNGVTAASAVLGGAGVLVLAGFPSWWAGPAAALLLLAGYILDSADGQLARIQGRGGPAGEWLDHVVDGIRAPLVHIAVAVHLARTESADWLVMVAGLFSVLVSAWFLSQLLAEKLLPRVSGASDAHGRGVLESFIKQPQDPSTTYLVVAFIGAPVVFAILYTGLFAWHAIIFLASLRRKHRQLIDATDR; from the coding sequence ATGATGAGGGTTCCGTACGCTGAAGCCCGCCGCACCCTCGCCTCCGCCCAGAAGCCGGGTGCGGGAGTTCCGGCGTACCTTCGATGGATCAATCGCCCGCTGGGAGGTCGAGCCGCCGTCGTGGCCGCGAGCTGGGGCGCCTCACCGAACGGCGTGACAGCCGCCAGCGCGGTGCTCGGCGGCGCCGGAGTGCTCGTCCTCGCCGGCTTCCCGTCCTGGTGGGCCGGCCCGGCCGCCGCGCTGCTCCTGCTGGCCGGCTACATCCTGGACTCGGCAGACGGGCAGCTCGCGCGGATCCAGGGAAGAGGCGGTCCCGCCGGAGAATGGCTGGACCATGTCGTGGACGGCATCCGGGCGCCGCTCGTGCACATCGCAGTGGCCGTGCACCTGGCGCGCACCGAATCGGCCGACTGGCTCGTGATGGTCGCCGGGCTCTTCTCGGTTCTCGTCTCCGCGTGGTTCCTGTCGCAATTGCTCGCGGAGAAACTGCTGCCGCGCGTTTCCGGCGCTTCGGACGCACATGGACGGGGGGTCCTCGAGTCGTTCATCAAGCAGCCGCAGGATCCGTCCACGACGTACCTCGTCGTGGCGTTCATCGGAGCACCCGTCGTCTTCGCGATCCTCTACACGGGACTGTTCGCCTGGCATGCGATCATCTTCCTCGCCTCTCTCCGACGCAAGCACCGCCAGTTGATCGATGCGACGGATCGCTGA
- a CDS encoding UDP-N-acetylglucosamine--LPS N-acetylglucosamine transferase, translating into MKILIACSSGGHLTQALALREWWGRHERCWATFPVEDARSRLADEKVYEIHYPTVRNLPNLARNFALARRVLAEERPDVVFSTGAAIALPFFTQARLFGARTVYLEPVDRITSPGLSGRLVYPFADEFLVQWDRMRQFYPGSRNVGVVL; encoded by the coding sequence ATGAAGATCCTCATCGCATGCTCGTCCGGCGGCCACCTGACGCAGGCTCTGGCACTGCGTGAGTGGTGGGGACGGCACGAGCGCTGCTGGGCGACGTTCCCGGTGGAGGACGCACGATCGCGACTCGCAGACGAGAAGGTCTACGAGATCCACTACCCGACCGTCAGGAATCTACCGAACCTGGCCCGCAATTTCGCCCTGGCCCGCAGAGTCCTCGCCGAGGAGCGCCCTGACGTCGTGTTCTCGACCGGCGCGGCGATCGCGTTGCCGTTCTTCACCCAGGCGCGCCTGTTCGGTGCGCGGACCGTCTATCTGGAGCCGGTCGACCGGATCACGTCACCGGGGCTGAGCGGCCGCCTGGTCTATCCGTTCGCCGACGAGTTCCTCGTGCAGTGGGATCGGATGCGTCAGTTCTATCCGGGGTCCAGGAACGTGGGGGTGGTGCTGTGA